In one window of Motacilla alba alba isolate MOTALB_02 unplaced genomic scaffold, Motacilla_alba_V1.0_pri HiC_scaffold_28, whole genome shotgun sequence DNA:
- the LOC119696257 gene encoding serine/threonine-protein kinase pim-1-like translates to MAQTTANNSIVWSRPDPGPDPDPDPGPGPGPGPGSSRGPRRTQAARPLPPPPLRLPRPELRRSAARAAGPEPPLSRVRERRAGDGRRGALEGRSGAGAGPGPSADSRVPPAGKAQRGLKEQYRLGSLLGRGGFGSVFAATRLSDGAPVAIKRVPRNRVQHWGELPDGTSAPLEIVLLAKVSTGFSGIIQLLEWCEFPNDIVMVLERPERCQDLHHFIRARGFLCEEVARELFRQVLEAVRHCTSCGVLHRDIKLANILVDLATGQAKLIDFGCGTYLQDTAYIHFAGTRSYSPPEWTHFGWYYGKPATIWSLGIVLHQMVCGEHPFRRGQKISWDQQLSLPQRLSPECQDLIRRCLSMLDVERPSLEELLCHPWMQDIHLP, encoded by the exons ATGGCCCAAACAACAGCCAATAACTCCATCGTTT GGTCCAGACCCGACCCCGGCCCCGACCCCGACCCcgaccccggccccggccccggccccggccctggCTCCTCCCGGGGCCCGCGGAGGACACAGGCggcgcggccgctgccgccgcctccgctGCGGCTTCCCCGACCCGAGCTCCGCCGCTCGGCAGCGCGggccgccggccccgagccGCCGCTGTCCCGTGTCAGGGAGCGAAGGGCTGGCGATGGCCGGCGCGGGGCGCTTGAGGGCCGCTCGGGGGCCGGTGCTGGCCCCGGGCCGAGCGCTGACAGCCGCGTCCCGCCCGCAGGGAAGGCGCAGCGGGGCCTGAAGGAGCAGTACCGGCTGGGCTCGCTGCTGGGGCGCGGCGGCTTCGGCAGCGTCTTCGCGGCCACGCGGCTCTCGGACGGCGCCCCg GTGGCCATCAAAAGGGTGCCTCGGAACCGCGTGCAGCACTGGGGCGAGCTG CCCGACGGCACCAGCGCACCGCTGGAGAtcgtgctgctggccaaggtgtCCACTGGCTTCTCCGGGATcatccagctgctggagtggtGTGAATTCCCCAACGACATCGTGATGGTGCTGGAGCGCCCGGAGCGGTGTCAGGACCTGCATCATTTCATTCGGGCACGGGGCTTCCTGTGCGAGGAGGTGGCGCGGGAGCTGTTCcgccaggtgctggaggccgTGCGGCACTGCACCAGCTGCGGGGTCCTGCACCGCGACATCAAACTAGCCAACATCCTGGTTGACCTGGCCACCGGGCAGGCCAAACTGATTGACTTTGGCTGTGGCACCTACCTGCAAGACACAGCCTACATTCACTTTGCAG GAACACGCTCCTACAGCCCCCCGGAATGGACCCACTTTGGCTGGTACTACGGCAAGCCAGCTACCATCTGGAGCCTGGGCATCGTGCTGCACCAGATGGTCTGCGGGGAGCACCCTTTCAGGAGGGGCCAGAAGATCAGCTGGGACCAGCAGCTCTCGCTGCCACAACGGCTCTCTCCAG AGTGCCAAGATCTGATCAGGCGGTGTTTATCCATGCTGGACGTGGAAAGGCCCTCATTAGAAGAGCTGTTGTGTCATCCTTGGATGCAGGATATTCATCTGCCCtag